The Geomonas agri genome contains the following window.
GATGCTGTCGGCCGACACCAGCCCCTCCAGCTCCTGCCCCGACTTAGCCCTGATGCGCACCTCGAAATCGCGCACGGCCCCTTTCTGCGCTAACTCGACCAGCAGCGTCCCGGCCTGCGCCGGGTCGAGCCAGAGCCCGAGCTCGTCGCTGCTGCACCCGATCACCTCGTCCCTGTCGTAGCCCAGCACCTTGAGAAACGCCTCGTTCACTTCCACCAGCTTGCCGTTGGCAAGGTTCGCGATGCTCAACAGGTCAGGTGTGGCCTGGAAGATGGTGGAGAAACGCCGCTCCGACGCACGCAGCGCCGCAAGCTGCTGGGCCACCAGCCGCCGCAGCGTGATCTTTTCACCGACCCGGTCCAGTACCCGAAACAGTTCCGGGTAGTTGACCGGCTTCAGGATGTAGTGGTCCATTCCGATTTCAATGGCGTTCATCAGGTAGGCGGTCTCGCTGTGGGCGGTGACTGCGACGATAGTGGCATCGGGGTTGAGCTGCTTGATCTCGCGGGCCATGGCGATGCCGTTCATCTGGGGCATGTTGATGTCGGTCACCACTAGGTCCGGCTGGTACTGGCGGTACAGCTCCAGCCCCGCCCTGCCGTCGTCGGCCGAATAGATCCTGATCCCGGGGTAATTGAGGGAAAGCATCCTGGCGAGCATCTCACGCGACTCGATCTCGTCCTCGACCAAAAGCAGGGAGACGTCGCTGAAACGTAGTCGGGGTTGTTCCATCGGTCACACCTCAATGCAGAAGCGGGCACCCTGTTCCGTGTTGCTGACGGTAAGGGTCCCTTTCATGTTCTTTTCGACGATGGTCTTGGACATGAACAGACCGATGCCGGTCCCCTTGTCGGGCCCCTTGGTGGTGAAATACGGATCGAAAACCTTCTCGATGATGTCGGCGGGTATGCCTCCAGCGTTATCCTCTACGCAGAGCACGGTCTTGCCGTGCTGCCGGCGCAGCCGCACCTCGATCTTCGGTTCTGCCACCTTGCGCTCCAGAAGCACGTCCTTGGCGTTCATCAAGATATTGACCAGCACCTGTGAGTATTCGTTGGGGGAGCCGAAAATCTCCGCCTCGGGGTCGGCTTCCACGTCGAAGGTGATCTTGGCGGCGGTGAAGGCTGCCTGTAGGATGGCGAGGGTCTGTTCCAGGATGGCTGCTGCCAGGAATCGCTGCTTTTCCTTCTCCGGTCCGAAGAAGTTGCGGAAACCGTCAATGGTCTGCGACATGTAGTTGATGACCTGCATGGCACGGGAGACGCTGTTTTCCAGGTACTGCTTGGTTAACAGCCCTTGCTCGCAAAAGCTGGGCAGTTCCTGGACGATGAGCCCCAGGGTGTTCAGCGGCTGGCGCCACTGGTGGGCTATGTTGCCAATCATCTCACCCATGGCCGCCAGCCGCCCCTGGCGGATCAGCAACTGCTCCTGGCGTCGCAGCTCTTCCACGGCGCGTAACCGCTCGGTCATCTCCTCCCTGAGCGCCTCCTGGGCCAGCACGCTGTCGGTGATGTTAAGGCAGGCCCCCACCAGCCTGAGTGGCGTGCCGTGCTCGTCGTAGGAGACGCGGGCGCGCATGCTAAGCCAGTTGACCCTGCCGTCGGGCGGCGTGGTGCGGTACTCGGCGCTGTAGAGCCCGGTGCCGGTGGTGCTCCTGGCATCCTTCACAATCTGCTCCAGCCGTTCCCGGTCTTCGGGGTGCACCATCCGCAGCACGGTTTCGAGGTCTACATCGGTTTCTTGATTCAAGCCGTAGTGCTGTTTGGCTATGGGGGACCAGTCTCCCTTGCCGGTCTGCAGGCTGACATCGAAGATGCCCAATCCGGTGGCCTCGACGGCGAGTTTCAACCTCGCTTCGCTCGCCTTGAGCGCCTGCTCGGCGCGTTTCAGGTCAGTCAGGTCCACCGCAAAACCGATTCCCTCGGCGGTCGAGTCGGCCATCCTCGCCATGGCGGTGAGTGCTGCTACGGGTTCCTTGCTGTTGCGCCTGATGAACACCTTCTGGTAGGTCTTGCTGATGCCGCGGGTGATGGTTTCGTCCATGGCGGCCCGGTCTTTGGCGTGCTCCTCGGGAGGGGTGACGTCGGCCAAGCTCAAGGTCCCGCCTCGACACTCCTGTCCGCTGTAACCGACCAACTCGCAGTAGGCGTCGTTGGCGTCGGTGATGAACCCGTCCCGGTTCCAGAAGAAGATGGCACTCAGGCTCGACTCGTAGAGCCAGCGGAACCTAGTCTCGCTGGCGCGCAGTTTTTCCTGGGTCTCGCGCAAGTCGTTGATGTCGGTCGCCGTGCCGTACCACTTGACCACCCTCCCCTCCTCGTCACGTTGGGGAACGGCGCGGGCCAGGTGCCAGCGGTAATCGTCACCGTGGTGCTTGATGCGCTGCTCTATCTGGTAGATCTCCCCGGTGGCCACAGCATGGCTCCACGCCTGGGCGGTCCTCTCCCGGTCGCCGGGGTAGATGCAGTCGGTTATCAGGCTTGCAGGATTACCCTTGGTCTGCACCAGGATGCAGCGCTTGACGCCGGTGTAGTTCTCGAAGTGGGCATTGAGGTAGTCCAGGTTGCCGTCGGGGTTGGCGGTCCAGACGATCTGCGGCATGGAGTCGGCCAGGTTGCGGAAGCGCTGGGCGGAGCGGCGCAGCTCCTCCTCGTTGGACCTGCGCTTGGTGATGTCGAAGATGACGCCGATAAAGCGGCAGGACGTCTCCTCGCACCAGAACCGCCCCATCACACTCACCCATACCACTGCATGGTCGTCCGCCCTGAAGATGCGATGCTCCGAAGTGAACAGATCGTGCTCCGTGCAAGCGCGATCGAGCTCGGCCATGACCCGGTCCTTGTCCTCGGGATGGATCCGGCCCTGCCACATGGACAGTGTAGCCAGGGCACTTTGCCCTTCGGGTGCGGGGTAGCCGAGCACGACAAAGTGGTGCCTGGACCAGATGCCTTGCCCGCTGGCGGTGTCCATGTCGCAGGAACCCATTTGGGCCGCGTCCAGGGCCAGCTGGAGCCGCTCTTCGCTCTCCCGGAGGGCCTTGGCGGCGCTTCTGCTCTCAGTGATGTCGGTGAGGGCGGCCAGCCCCGAAATGATGTTGCCAGTGATGTCGCGCAGCGGCGTCGCGTTGACCTGCACGAAGCCGCGGGTGCCGTCGCCGCGCAGGATCTGGTATTCTTCGGCCAGAACGGTCTCGCCCTCCTTGATGGCCCGCACCAGCGGGTACTTTTGCGCGGGAAGCGGTGCCCCGTCCGGCGTGTACATCCTCCAGCGGCAGTGATCCGCCGCGTTCTCCACCTCGTCCACGTCGTCGCGGAAGATCGCGCGGTTCAACTCGTTTTGGTACACCACCTTGCCGGACGGTGCCTCGGCGATGATGACCCCTACCGGAAGTTGTTCGACCACCGCCTCGAAGCGCGCCTGCTGAAAGGCAAGTTCCTTCATCATGACTTCACGCTCGGCGTCCGCCGCCTTGCGCTGGGAGACGTCGCGGGCGATGATCTGGACGGCGGGAATGCCCTGGTACTCAATCCGGGTCGAGGAGCTTTCCATGAACAGCTCCTTGCCGTCCAGACGCAGCAACCTGAACTCCAGCGTCGAGGGGTCCTCACCCATCATGACCGCGTCGATGCTCTGCTGCATCGCCTTGCGGTCTCCCGGGTAGATAAGTTCCAGCACGGTATGCTCCTGCAGTTGTGCGAGGTTCCACGCACCGTAGGTGCCAAGCGCCGCGCAGTTGGCGTAGAGGAAGGCGCCGTCGCGGTGCACCAGCACCGCGTCCGGGGCCATCTCGACCAAGGCGCGGTAGTAGCGCTCGCTCTCACGCAGCAGCCGTTCCTTCTGGACCCGTTCCGCGTTTTCGCGTGCGATGATGGATATGCCGGTGAGGATACCTGCGGCGTCGAAGATGGGGGACAGGGTGAGGGAGACCTGGACTTCGCGTCCCCCCTTGGCGAGGCGCACCGTCTCCATGTTGCGGATTTGCCCCCCCGCCAGGACCTTGCGGGTGATCTGTTCCAGCTCATCGAGGCGGTCGGCGGGAACAAGTATGCGGATGTTTTCTCCGACGACCTCCTCAGCTTGGTAGCCGTAGAGATCTTGGGCGGCCTGGTTCCAACTGGTGATGATGCCGTCGGGGGTTTTGCTGAGGATGGCGTCGTTGGAGGAATCAACGATGGCCGCCAGAAGCGCCATGGCGATTTCCTTGTCCTCAGCCTGAATTGCCCCGGGTCTTCCTGTCATGGCGCCTCGCACGGGCTAGGTCTCCTTTAGGTAGCTGCCCGACTCCGGATTCGGCTCCAGGGTGAAGTAGAACGTGGCGCCCTGCCCCACCTCCCCTTCCGCCCACAGGCGTCCGCCGTGCCTGAGCACGATGCTATGGGCGGTGGCGAGCCCGATCCCGGTCCCGGCCCACCCGAATTCCTCGGGGGCGTGGATGGTCTGGAAGGGTTTAAAGAGCTTCTGGGCGTATTTCATGTTGAACCCTACCCCGTTGTCGCGCACGAAATAGGTACGCACCCCCTCCCGGTCGGTCCAACCGAACTCGATGAGGCCTCGCTCGCTCTTCGAAGTGAATTTCCAGGCGTTGCCCAGCAGGTGTCCCAGTGCCTTTCCCAGCAGTTCCGGGTCGCCCTTGACCCGGGCTCCCTCGGCTATTACGAAGTCCACCTTGCGCTCCGGCGCGCTGGCGGCGAGGTCGCGGGCGATGTTGCGAGCCAAAAGGCTCAGGTCGGTGTCGCCTATGGTGAGGGCGCAGCGGGCCAGGTGGGTGAGGCTGTTGAAGGCATCCATGATCTGTTTGATCTGTTGCACCACGTTGGCGCTCCGCTCGGCGTACTGGCGGCAATTGGCGTGGCCGCAGGCGCCGCAGTCCTCCAAAAGCGCGGTGCAAAATCCTTCCATGCGCGCGACCGGCGCCCGGAGATCGTGTGAGACAAAGTAGCTGAAGTTCTCCAACTCGCTCACGGTGGCCTGCAGAAGTGACGTGCGCTGCAGCACGCGCCGCTCCAGTTCCTCGGTGAGAGAGCGGACCTGCTGTTCTGCCTCTTTCAACTCGGTCACGTCGTGGCAGGTGCCGATCACGCCGGCCGTGCTGCCGTTATTGCGCACCCCCTCCACGTCGAGCCGCACCACCCGGTACGATCCGTCCGGCCGCACCACCCGGACGAACTTGTGTTCCGGCTGACGCTCCGGGTCCGCCGCCCCCTGCATCGAGGCGGCCACCTCCGCACGGTCGTCGGGGTGGAAGCGCTCCAAAAAGGAGTGACAGGTGGGCTGGATCCCACCTGGGGCCACCCCGCAGATGCGGTACATCTCGTCGGACCAGTCCATGCTCTCCGCGTCGGGCTCCCGCTGCCAGCTCCCCAGGTGGGCGATGCGCTGCGCCGCGGCGAGTTGACGCTGGCTTTGGGCAAGGCTGCGGTGCTGCGCAGCTACCAGTCGCTTCAGCTCGATCTGTTCCAGTACCTTGTCCAGCACGGTGAAGAGTTCCTGGTAGTTGAGAGGCTTGAGGACGTAGTGGTGCACGCCGATCTCTATGGCGCTCAAAAGGTAGGAGGTGTCGCTGTGGGCGGTGACCGCGATGATGCGGACTTCAGGGTTGAGCGCTTTTATCTCGCGGGACATCCGGATTCCGTCCATGACCGGCATGTTAATGTCGGTCATCACGATTTCCGGCATGCGCTGCCGGTACAACTCCAGGGCCTGCAAACCGTTGTCGGCAGCATAGACGGTGAGGTGCGGGTAGTTTATGGCCAGCATCCGGGTAACCATCTGGCGCGCGTCGGCCTCGTCCTCGACATAGAGCATGCTGACCCCTGCGCCCTCCCGAACCTCGTCTTTCATTGGGCCCCCTGGTTGCGCGACAGGATCCCCTTGAGCCGGTCCACCGTCATAGGTTTGTACACGTAGTCGACCACACCAAGCTCCCAGCACTGTTCCTGGTCCGTTTCGTTGTCTGACGAGGTGAGTATGGCCACCGTGAGCCCCTGCAGCTTGGCGCTGTCGCGGATGCCGCGCAGCAGGTCGAGCCCACTGATCTTGGGAAGTTTAAGGTCCAAAAGGACCAGCTTGATGTGGCGATAGCTATCATCCTGCTCCATGCGTTTGAGCAGGTCGTCCGCCTCTTCCCCGTCCCGGGCGGTAAGGATCTCGTGCTGGCAGGCCTTGCCAATGATGCGGCTGGCCAGGAACAGGTCGTCCGGGTTGTCTTCGACGAGCAGGATATATGATGGCGCCATGGGAACTCCGCGCTGCCGCAGTCGGTTCTCGGCCGAAAAAAAGCCGAGCGTGGTAACGTTGCCGCGTCTGCTCGGCCTGCTGCCGATGTGGCAGTGTTAGAACGTGCGTGTTTTAACATTAACAAACGCTTATTCTAACCACCCCCACCACCTTGTCAATTAAGCCGTCACCCGGATCCTCCCCTCCCCGGCGCTTCGATGCGGAATTCCGCTCCGTTGCTGACGTTGCGCGCCGACAGCCTGCCGGGAATGTTCTTCTCGATGATCACCTTGGACATGTACAGGCCGATGCCCGTGCCTCGCTCCGGTCCCCTAGTAGTGAAGTAGGGATCGAAAATTTTCTCCATGATCGCCTCTGGGATCCCGCCGGCGTTGTCCCGCACGGTAACCACCGAGTTCCCCTGCTCCTCGAAAACGGCCACCCAGATCGCGCGGTCTTCGATCTTGCGGTCCAAAAAGGCGTCGCGGGCGTTGAACAGGATGTTGAGGATCGCCTGGGAGAACTCGTTGGGGTGGCCGGTGATGAAGGTGTCGCCGTTTACCTGCAGGTCCACCGAGATCTGCAAGGTCCGGAAGCTCTCCTGTACCAGGCACAGCGTCTTCTGCACCACTTCCGCGACCCGGAACGGGACCGACTCCTTGTCCGGCTTGAAGAAGTTCCTGAAATCGTCGATTGTCCGCGAGGTGTGGCCCAACACCTTCATGAACCTTGCTACGCTGTCGCGCAGGTACTCCCGGGTCAGGTCGCCCCGGTCGTACATGACCGGCAGTTCCTGGACGATGAGCCCGAGTTCGTTGAGCGGTTGGCGCCACTGGTGCGCGATGTTGCTGATCATCTCGCCCAGGGCTGCCAGGCGGTTTTGCTGCAGCAGCATACGTTCCTTCTCCCCCAGTTCCTCCAGCGCCTCCAGACGCTGCGCGGTCTCTTCCTCCAGTTCGAGGAGGGTCCGGGTCAGCTCTTCGTGTTGCAACTCGACCTTGCGCCGGCTTTGCTCCAGGTCGGCGGTGCGCTCGGCCACGCGCTGCTCCAGGTCCTGCTTGGACTCCTCCAGGGCGCCGATCAGTTCGCAGTTGCGATAGCTGATGCCGATGATGGAGGCCGTGCCCATCAACAGGCTCACGTCCCGTTCCACCAGGGGGCGCTTGGTCTTCACGTTCTCCGCGGTCAGCACCCCCAGGGAGACACCGTCAGAGACGATGGGACAGCAGATGAAGGCGCGGGTGCCGTTTTTGAGAGCGCAGGCAAGGGTGCGCTGGCCGAGCATCTCCTGTTCCTGCTCCAGGTTATTGATCAGGAATGGTCTTTGCTCCTTAAGGCAGGCGACATAGACGTCAGCGATGTGGTCCAGCGGCAGGTCTAGCCGGTTCAGACAGGCCAACTCGCTGGCGCCGTAGCCGTAGCTTGCGTGCAGTTGCAGTCTCCCCTCTTCTGCGTTGACCAGGAAGATAGCGCCGCGGTCGTACTCGAGCCGGCGCTGCATGATGTCGGCCACGTCCATGAGCATCTCTTCGAGCCGCTTGAGGTTGCCCAAGCGCTGCCCGATCTCGTGGGTCAGCATGGCGTTGTTGTAGTTGAGATCAATCTGCTCCAGCAGGTTCTCGATGGAATGGTTGGTGCTGCTAAGCCCTTCTTTTATGGCCCGCTTCTCGCTCATTTCAGCGGACAGCCAGACCAGGAGGAACAGGCACAGCGAGCCAAGCAGGATCTCGACAGCGCCCCTTCCCTGCAGCGCCACCAGGAGTGCAAGGTTGATCGCGACCAGGATCGGCAGTATCAAGTTGCGCGCCTTCTTCATGTAGGTGTAGGCGCTCTTCTCCCAGGTGACGATATAACGGCATACCGGGTCGCCGCGGAACACGCACTCAGGCTGCTGGATGGTGGGGAGACGGCGGATTTCAGGGAAGTACTGCAGGTCGGTGATCTTGTGGTTGAACATGAGCACGATGGCCTCGAAGAAGCCGATGCGGTTCTCGCACTGGTACGGCTTCTCGAGCCCCGCCTCGACGGGGGTAACCGTGATCTCGACCATGTTGGAGGCAAGCGGACGCGAGTGGTACGTCGTGCTCCTGGTGAAGTTGGCGGTGGCCTTGCTGATGATGTCGAAGGTGCTGGAAGCGTCGACAAGCCCCAGGATGTACTGGCGCATGGCCCCCAGCACGTCGGGCGAAGCGGCGTAGCGTCCCGCTTCCCGCGCGATCTTCGGGTTGCCGGTCATCTGCAGCAGCCGCTCGTAGAATCGGTCCACCTGGTCCTGCCGGAACCAGTGCGCCTGGTCGGCGACCTCGTAATCCTTCATCCCGGCGTATTCCAACAGCTCGTTGATGTCGACGTGGCTGTACTTGTGCTTCACCAGCAGGATGAAGGAGTTGATGATCCTGCTGTTGTACAGCGGCATGTCGCGAAGGCGGGATGATTCCATTCAGGCTCCGGTGGGCTTCACTGCCCTTTCGCGTGTCCCTTGAAAAGTCCGTCGCAATACTGCAGAAAGTGGTCGCTGTAGTGCATGTCCAGGGTCCAGAGCAGGTAGTTCTTCTCGTAGGGGAGTCCCTTCTCTTCCACGTAGGCGTGCGGGAAGGTCAGTACCGGCATCCCCTCTCCCTGGTAGTGGCGGCTCACCTGCCTCAGGGAGAGTACGATCAGCTCCGGCGGCGTTTCCTGGTCGAGGACAACGACGGTGACGCAGTTGGTAAGCTCAGCCATGTTGAAGCCGGCGTCGGTGCAGTTGACCAGGAAGAAGGCCTTCAGGCCGCCCCCCTTGCGCAGTGAGTACAGGTAGAGCTCCTTGTGAAAGCCGAGGTTGCGGTAGTCGTCGTTGACCTCGCTGCTCTCTGCGGCGCCCGGGGAGAGGTCGAAGGCATCGATCATCAGCCCTCTGGAGACGTGGCGGTAGAAGCGCCCCAGTTCAGTGAGATCGAAGTCGCTGCTAGGTGCCAGCACCCACGGTTCCGGCCATGGGGGCTCCTCTCCCTCGGGACGGTAGTGGGAGTAGGCGAACAAGTCGAGAGAACAGCTTTTCTGGTCTCCGTGCCTGTCGGCGAAGCCACCGAAGACCCGCGCCGGGAACTTGTTGTCCGGGCGGTAGTAGCAAAAGACGTAGCGCAGGTGAGCAAAGGGGAAGCTTTCAAGCTCGTTCAGGTACTGCCCCACCTGCTCCAAAACGGCCAGGCCAGCCTTTACCGACGCGGATTTGCGTGCGGCGTGGTGGTGGATGAGCCAGGAGTTCTGGTAGAAGCGGACCATGGCCAGGTGCCCCAGGATGCTGCCACGGTCCAGGTAGATGAAGTGTCGGGCGATGTGCGGGTTCTCGTTGTACAGCCGGGCGTAGGTCTCCTTGATGCGCTCTTTGTTGGCCTGGAAAAAAGCGTATTTGCCCGGGTAGATGAATCCGGTCTGGAAGAAGAAGTCCCACAGGTCGTCGAGGTCCACCTCGGTGCTGACGTAGGCGTGGCGGTCCGCTGCCTGGTGCAGAATGGAGAGGAGCTTGACGTGGTCGCGTATTTCCATCTCCAGGATGGCGCAACCGCAGCGGGCATTCCTTTCCTCCCCCTCCCCCCCGGTGACATTGCGTGACAGCACCTGGGCCAGGCACTCCAGGGTCAGCCCCTGGGCGAAGGTGATCTTTACTGCCGGCATCATCATCCCCGGCATCAACACCGATTCCCCTTCGTTCTCCTCCACCGAAAACCCTTTGCCGGAAAGGTCCCCCATCTTCAGGTTGACCCGCTTGCCGATGAGCGGATGGTCGAACACGATGTTCGGCGACGGCACCAGTTCCTTGCGTGCGTTGCGGTAGGCCTTGGGGCGAAAGCGGCGGAAGTTGTCCTGGTGCTGCTTCAAAACGAAGGAGCAGCGCCGGTGGTCGCTGGTAAGGTATAGGATGTCGAAGCTCCCTGAGAAGATAAGGTTGTCGCCGCACGTAAGGTTCAGGTGCACCGGCTCCTCAACGTTGATCCAGTTGAGCGCCTCGGGCCGCTGCCAGGTGCCGGTGACCCGCAGCGTGACGGGAGTGAAATCGACCAGTTCGCAGTCGAAGAGCACGCCGTGCTGCAGCAGCTGCGCCGAGACGTCGGTGGCGGGATGGCGCCTGATCTTCCGGGCCTGGAATTCGCGGCATGCCGCCGGGAGCAGCAGTGACAGCCCCGTGTCGTCGATGGAGAGCAGCTCGGAGTTCACCACCAGGTACTTCCTGCCGTCGGCGATGAGGAGGTAGTCGAAACGGTAGGCCTTCAGAATCTGCTGGATGCTCCCCGGCTCGTCCCAACGGCATTCCAACTGCTCTCCGGCGCATGGCTTGGGACGGGCAGGGAGCATGATGGCGTCGTCGTAGGCCAGGTGTTTTAGGCAGACCAGCACGGTCTGGTCCTGGAAGTTGATGTAATTCAGGCGGTTCACCAGGTGGCTTCGGCTGACGCTCTTGCCGGTCACCGGGCTCTCGGCATCGGATGGGACTGCACGAAGTGTCGTTGCCGCGTCTGCCATGTCTCCCTCTCGGGCGAATGCGGGAATGGTCGGTCGGCGCGTAGGCTGCGCGCACCAAAAGGGCTAGATGGAGGTCCCGCTGTGCTCCTGGGCCTGGTGGTGGGCCGCCAGCTCCGGGGCGACGTTGAGCCCCAGCCAGTACTGCACCAGGTTCTGCATCATCACCAGGAGCGCGTTGAATGAGTTGGGCTTGAACAGGAAGGAATTGCAGCCAAGCTCGTAGGCCCGGTTCAGGTCGACCGGCGGCACCTGCGTGGTCAGCACGACCACCGGAAGCCGTTTCAGGGCCGGCTGTTCCCTAAGCCATGACAGAAGTCCCACCCCCGAGATGTGCGGCAGCTTCAGGTCGAGCAGCATCAAGACCGGCATCGGGTAGCACTCGCGGTCCTGGAACGTCCCGCGGCCGCTCAGGTAGCCGATGGCTTCCTCTCCGTCCCTCGCACTCTGCACCGGGGTTATCACGCCCACCCGCTGCAGGGCGAGCTTGGTGAAGTGGGCCTGGTCCTGGTCGTTGTCGACCACCAGGATGGTGTGGTTCACATAGCTCATGGTTCCCCCCGGCGCTATTCCGCTCTCCTGAGTTCAATCCAGAACCGGCTCCCCTCCCCTTCATTCGACACCAACCCAATGCGCCCCCCCAGGCGCTGCACAGCCTTGCGCACGATGGCGAGCCCCACCCCTGTGCCGGGGTAGCTCTCCATGCTGTGCAGCCGCTCGAAGATCTTGAAGATCCTCTCCTGGTGCTGCGGAGCGATGCCGATGCCGTTGTCCTCCACGTACAGGCGGCAGTACTCCTGCGACTCGTCGGTCCAGATGCGCAGCACGGGGACTGCCCCCTTCGGGACGAACTTTATGCCGTTGGTCATCAAGTTCAGCACCACCTGCACCAGTACCGCGTGGTGCCCGATCACGGTGGGCAGGTTGCTCGCGGTCTCCAGTCGATAGGAGGTGCCCCCTTCCGCCAGTTCCAGCTGCAGGGCCGCGTCGTGCACCACCTGGTCCAGGTGCACCGGTTCTAGGGTGATCTCCTGCCTGCTGACCCGGCTGTAGGCGAGCAGGTCCTGGATGAGCCGGTCCATCCCCTGAGCGGCGTTCTTGATGCGCACCAGGTAAGCGTTGCGCTCGGCTGGTGTCTGCAACTCGTCGTCCAAAAGGATCTCCGCGAAGGCCTGCATGGCGCGGATCGGGGCCCGCAGGTCGTGGGAAACGGAGAAGGCGAAGGTGTCCAGTTCCTCGTTGATTTCCTCGAGTTGGGCGGTGCGTTCGGCGACACGGCGGTCCATGGTGGAGGCCTCTTTTTCCAGCTTCGCGGTGAGGTCCGCTATTTCCGCCTCCTCCTCGCGGTAGCGCGTGCAGTCGCTGATCACCATGCCGATGTGGTTGTCGGTGAGGGCAAAGATGCGGACTCGGTAAAAGAGGTTGTCACGCGACACCTCCCCCAGTTCCAGCGAGCCTCCGAATGCGGCCAGGCGGTGGCAGTAGTCCTTGAACCGGTCAGGATCGAACCATTCGGGGAAGCAGTCCGTTACCACGCAGTTATTGAAGTTGAACGACTTGCAGCGGCACAGCTTGACCGCCGCAGGGTTCATCTCGATCACCTGCGGAGGCACCTCCGGATTGCGCGCCTCCAGGCGCAGGACGGCGAGTGCCTCCCGCATGTTGGTGAACATCAATCGGTAGAGCTGCTCGGCCTGTTCCATGTCCATGGCGGGCTCTCCTTGGCAAATGCAGAAGAGTATAGCGAAGGAGGATTTGTTTGCACTAATGTTTTGTCGGCCAAGCGACAGGGATCGTGTGGCGGAATTGCAGTGGCGGCGCGGATGGGAGATGGGGTTATTTCCGGGAGATGTAAGGATTTCCGTCCAAGTAGAAGCGCAGGGGCTCGGCGGCCCAGATGCCGGAGTAGTCGACGCCGACCCGTGGCCGTGCTACCACCTGGCGCGGCACGCCGGGGTCACGGGGAGCGATGAAGAAATCGGGGCTTTCCAGGTCGTGCCCGTTTTGCCGCAGGTCTATCGCCATGGCACGGCACAAAAGTCCCGGCCACTGGGTCCGGTCACGCAGGTTCGACACCGGTTCGAGGGCGCGCAGCAGCACTGCGCAGGCGTTGCCCTGCCGTTCGGTCACCACGTTCATGCAGCAGTAGATCCCGTAGATGAGGTAGACATAGGCAAAGCCGGGGGGACCGAAGAGGATGCGGGTGCGCGGCGTCAGCCCTTTCGAGGAGTGCGCCGCCAGGTCGGTCTCGCCGAGATACGCCTCCACCTCGACGATCCTTCCCACCCTCACCTCTCCGGCCACGTCGTGGACCAGGAAGGCTCCCAGGAGATCATGCGCGACTGCAACGGTGTCGCGATCGTAGAAGGCACGGGGCACCGGGGCCAACGTAGTCATCGGCGCCTCCTAAATCAACCCTTCCTTCTTGAGGGATTTCACCACCTTGTGCGCCAGGTCTTTGCCAACCTTGGTGACGT
Protein-coding sequences here:
- a CDS encoding response regulator codes for the protein MSYVNHTILVVDNDQDQAHFTKLALQRVGVITPVQSARDGEEAIGYLSGRGTFQDRECYPMPVLMLLDLKLPHISGVGLLSWLREQPALKRLPVVVLTTQVPPVDLNRAYELGCNSFLFKPNSFNALLVMMQNLVQYWLGLNVAPELAAHHQAQEHSGTSI
- a CDS encoding sensor histidine kinase, whose protein sequence is MDMEQAEQLYRLMFTNMREALAVLRLEARNPEVPPQVIEMNPAAVKLCRCKSFNFNNCVVTDCFPEWFDPDRFKDYCHRLAAFGGSLELGEVSRDNLFYRVRIFALTDNHIGMVISDCTRYREEEAEIADLTAKLEKEASTMDRRVAERTAQLEEINEELDTFAFSVSHDLRAPIRAMQAFAEILLDDELQTPAERNAYLVRIKNAAQGMDRLIQDLLAYSRVSRQEITLEPVHLDQVVHDAALQLELAEGGTSYRLETASNLPTVIGHHAVLVQVVLNLMTNGIKFVPKGAVPVLRIWTDESQEYCRLYVEDNGIGIAPQHQERIFKIFERLHSMESYPGTGVGLAIVRKAVQRLGGRIGLVSNEGEGSRFWIELRRAE
- a CDS encoding DNA-3-methyladenine glycosylase, with product MTTLAPVPRAFYDRDTVAVAHDLLGAFLVHDVAGEVRVGRIVEVEAYLGETDLAAHSSKGLTPRTRILFGPPGFAYVYLIYGIYCCMNVVTERQGNACAVLLRALEPVSNLRDRTQWPGLLCRAMAIDLRQNGHDLESPDFFIAPRDPGVPRQVVARPRVGVDYSGIWAAEPLRFYLDGNPYISRK
- a CDS encoding pilus assembly protein PilZ; the encoded protein is MADAATTLRAVPSDAESPVTGKSVSRSHLVNRLNYINFQDQTVLVCLKHLAYDDAIMLPARPKPCAGEQLECRWDEPGSIQQILKAYRFDYLLIADGRKYLVVNSELLSIDDTGLSLLLPAACREFQARKIRRHPATDVSAQLLQHGVLFDCELVDFTPVTLRVTGTWQRPEALNWINVEEPVHLNLTCGDNLIFSGSFDILYLTSDHRRCSFVLKQHQDNFRRFRPKAYRNARKELVPSPNIVFDHPLIGKRVNLKMGDLSGKGFSVEENEGESVLMPGMMMPAVKITFAQGLTLECLAQVLSRNVTGGEGEERNARCGCAILEMEIRDHVKLLSILHQAADRHAYVSTEVDLDDLWDFFFQTGFIYPGKYAFFQANKERIKETYARLYNENPHIARHFIYLDRGSILGHLAMVRFYQNSWLIHHHAARKSASVKAGLAVLEQVGQYLNELESFPFAHLRYVFCYYRPDNKFPARVFGGFADRHGDQKSCSLDLFAYSHYRPEGEEPPWPEPWVLAPSSDFDLTELGRFYRHVSRGLMIDAFDLSPGAAESSEVNDDYRNLGFHKELYLYSLRKGGGLKAFFLVNCTDAGFNMAELTNCVTVVVLDQETPPELIVLSLRQVSRHYQGEGMPVLTFPHAYVEEKGLPYEKNYLLWTLDMHYSDHFLQYCDGLFKGHAKGQ